A single region of the Leishmania panamensis strain MHOM/PA/94/PSC-1 chromosome 21 sequence genome encodes:
- a CDS encoding hypothetical protein (TriTrypDB/GeneDB-style sysID: LpmP.21.1520), producing the protein MLRRNTSVPVLQLRLLTTATPHPSRYAAGSVALLATRRAFFGSFGKQSGNTGSAGTSSGTTTGSCAGNASSTSSKNPSTGVPPGFPPGLDLCELQTMQQLFNSQPKERQEQMMKQAMEMQKLMRKIPGFGKLTQKNTKVLEELLKMPPQTPPPPSSSTTATSANTKPASASSTSVAASVASSLRHDLFSNAGALNSQHLNGSGSSGGPSLDELRKVNLGPEIEALFQELRTIRSRKNEYRDKYHQVQSALEKLEREHKDVSTREASLRSKLTKAEQEVMLLTSENMELRDSSKSVRQLTQSNRQLKAEVDQLKTAAQSSTAPGTTTYADLQQLLHEREDALRSLQRKLDRMRRRDPLLQFSIACSNVSRLCASPKGGDDAGGTDAAAAAASEASQEAAEKAFAELQTKYQERQQAAWEAAAHDHAAAAAAYVAVVRRYVMRSVPHSNYDAVVAFTGDAAALHACFSGIGFQVEMLAGEHGKAHVTATADALPFSTTPGPFGYALALSLSSGMARVESGRAGATLPPPAFTVTSAHPFVSAILVQNTKRCRVTYDTARASGPGGQATNVAETQVYAKLAIDGAPAFTAEAQDSRSALSNREAALDKLHQQRRLQYNDTLAKQEKVELVKAQLVANIRGQGGFALEEDVHRLVQEAVIAKRVTAGDAALVKMLQQLGLLASAA; encoded by the coding sequence atgctgcgccgcaatACGTCAGtaccggtgctgcagctgcgcctgctcacCACCGCGACACCGCATCCCTCAAGATACGCCGCCGGCTCGGTTGCACTCCTCGCCACTCGCCGCGCCTTCTTTGGCAGCTTCGGCAAGCAGTCTGGCAACACGGGTAGCGCTGGGACCTCGTCCGGGACGACGactggcagctgcgccggcaacgcaagcagcacctccagtaAGAACCCGAGCACCGGGGTACCGCCTGGCTTCCCACCCGGGCTTGACCTATGTGAACTGCAGAccatgcagcagctcttcaaCAGCCAGCCCAAAGAACGGCAAGAGCAGATGATGAAGCAGGCGATGGAGATGCAGAAGCTGATGCGCAAGATCCCGGGCTTCGGGAAGCTGACGCAGAAGAACACGAAAGTACTGGAGGAGCTCCTAAAGATGCCTCCgcagacaccaccaccaccctcttcctccaccacaGCGACGTCGGCGAATACTAAACCGGCAAGCGCGTCCTCCACGAGCGTCGCCGCGTCTGTAGCGTCGTCTCTGCGGCACGACCTCTTTAGTAACGCTGGTGCTTTGAACTCCCAGCACTTGAACGGAAGCGGTAGCAGCGGTGGACCCTCCTTGGACGAGCTGAGGAAAGTAAACCTCGGCCCAGAGATCGAGGCTCTCTTTCAAGAGCTTCGCACCATCCGAAGCCGCAAGAATGAGTACCGTGACAAGTACCACCAAGTCCAGTCCGCATTGGAAAAACTAGAGCGGGAACACAAGGATGTGAGCACGCGTGAGGCGAGCCTACGGAGCAAGCTGACCAAGGCAGAACAGGAGGTAATGCTGCTCACCTCCGAGAAcatggagctgcgcgacagcagcaagagTGTAAGGCAGCTCACACAGTCTAACAGGCAGCTCAAAGCCGAAGTAGACCAGCTGAAGACAGCTGCCCAGTCGAGCACCGCTCCGGGCACGACGACGTATGCtgatctgcagcagctgctgcatgaaCGCGAGGATGCACTCCGTTCCCTACAGCGAAAGTTAGACCGCATGCGTCGCCGAGATCCCCTGCTGCAGTTCTCGATTGCCTGCAGCAACGTTAGCCGTCTGTGTGCCAGCCCCAAgggcggcgatgacgcggGGGgcaccgacgctgccgccgcagcagcaagtgAGGCAAGTCAGGAGGCAGCCGAGAAAGCCTTTGCGGAGCTGCAGACCAAGTACCAGGAGCGCCAGCAGGCGGCctgggaggcggcggcacacgatcacgctgcggctgctgctgcatacgtggcggtggtgcgacgCTACGTAATGCGCAGCGTACCGCACTCGAACTACGATGCAGTCGTCGCATTCAccggcgatgcggcggctCTGCACGCGTGTTTTTCTGGCATAGGCTTCCAGGTAGAGATGCTCGCTGGAGAGCATGGAAAGGCGCACGTGACAGCCACGGCAGACGCCTtgcccttctccaccacACCAGGGCCGTTTGGCTACGCGCTTGCACTGAGCCTGTCAAGCGGCATGGCCAGAGTGGAAAGCGGTAGAGCCGGCGCCACCCTTCCGCCCCCTGCGTTCACAGTGACAAGTGCGCACCCGTTCGTCTCTGCCATCCTTGTGCAGAACACGAAGCGGTGCAGAGTCACGTACGACACGGCACGCGCCAGTGGCCCCGGTGGGCAGGCGACGAACGTCGCAGAGACACAGGTGTACGCCAAGCTTGCGATTGACGGTGCCCCGGCGTTcacagcagaggcgcaggaTTCGCGCAGCGCGCTCAGCAACAGGGAGGCCGCCCTTGACAAActtcaccagcagcgccgcctgcagtaTAACGACACACTGGCAAAGCAGGAGAAGGTCGAATTGGTGAAGGCGCAGTTAGTGGCCAACATACGTGGCCAGGGCGGCTTTGCCTtggaggaggacgtgcaCCGCCTGGTGCAAGAGGCAGTTATAGCGAAGCGGGTGACTGCGGGGGATGCCGCGCTCGTGAAGATGCTGCAACAGCTTGGTCTCTTGGCCAGTGCGGCTTAG
- a CDS encoding hypothetical protein (TriTrypDB/GeneDB-style sysID: LpmP.21.1530), which yields MRGIRVLRHGRLAYPVGTGRLALGTELLPLLPSNDIFYDPPKLRCRLDQDGYLYFKNTVPRHVVNAALDDLANQLHECGCTLDEDRARQAELNGFTMGVPYPSTRGAELPPLNIHHTNTIRNAVSGTSVMATVRQVFGGAVNVTTLQTLHLGAPDEPFGFRMPSVLLNRGTKLALVALVSLHDTPLHMGPPLLVRSSNSQDTYAPLRKTYGQWEVEGDTIRGDGCYTENPAELSPLGKLPGTDEVTGAPTIVDVNPFVSSALEGGDLLLTTVYTMQAFLTNQTNCWRLMAEAVWCMDGDDVGLDPRYMGSDAPGLAMWTERRDDPAVYPKSLMEAKKEWGLVPDLAMSTRDGD from the coding sequence ATGCGCGGCATTCGTGTTCTGCGGCATGGGAGGCTGGCGTACCCGGTCGGCACTGGGCGGCTCGCCCTCGGCACCGAGCTACTGCCACTGCTTCCCTCCAACGACATCTTCTACGACCCTCcaaagctgcgctgccggcTTGATCAGGATGGCTACCTCTACTTCAAGAATACCGTGCCACGTCATGTGGTGAACGCCGCCCTCGACGACCTTGCGAATCAGCTGCACGAGTGCGGGTGTACCCTTGACGAGGACCGCGCGCGGCAAGCGGAGTTGAACGGCTTCACGATGGGTGTACCGTACCCCTCCACCCGTGGCGCcgagctgccaccgctgaaCATCCACCACACCAACACGATTCGCAACGCAGTGAGTGGCACAAGTGTGATGGCGACGGTGCGCCAAGtcttcggcggcgctgtgaaCGTAACGACGCTACAGACGCTGCACCTCGGCGCCCCTGACGAGCCCTTCGGCTTTCGCATGCCCAGCGTACTGTTAAACCGCGGCACCAAACTCGCTCTCGTAGCCTTAGTCTCGCTGCATGACACCCCTCTCCACATGGgcccaccgctgctcgtgcgcagcagcaacagtcaGGACACGtacgcgccgctgcggaagACGTACGGGCagtgggaggtggagggtgACACGATCCGCGGCGATGGCTGCTATACCGAGAACCCGGCGGAGCTCTCGCCGCTGGGGAAGCTACCAGGCACGGATGAAGTGACCGGGGCCCCCACCATTGTTGACGTCAACCCATTTGTGTCCTCCGCCTTGGAGGGTGGCgacctgctgctgacgaCTGTGTACACCATGCAGGCCTTCTTGACAAACCAGACAAACTGCTGGCGCCTCATGGCAGAGGCAGTCTGGTGCatggacggcgacgacgtaGGACTAGACCCGCGGTACATGGGTAGCGATGCCCCTGGACTTGCGATGTGGACAGAGCGCCGTGACGACCCGGCTGTGTACCCGAAGAGTTTGATGGAAGCCAAGAAGGAGTGGGGCCTAGTGCCCGACTTGGCGATGTCGACAAGGGACGGAGACTAA
- a CDS encoding hypothetical protein (TriTrypDB/GeneDB-style sysID: LpmP.21.1540), with the protein MHLPGRASSLRRQPSFGGHPARPHSALSSFPLLMLIIMLGGGIVGPSFAVVHAKDCLTRGSNAMIAWKHEGGTFQCDNCLRADAVSVSSNTIPRHWTEYDKDRHAMNFFVEEHRDGNNVLVRDEIRGISILLRSDLSGIRTEGEQNFRQLYSGAFIPVVDCT; encoded by the coding sequence ATGCACCTCCCAGGTCGGGCCTCTTCTCTGCGACGGCAGCCAAGCTTTGGTGGCCACCCCGCACGTCCGCACTCTGCCTTGTCGTCATTtccgctgctgatgttgaTCATCATGTTGGGAGGCGGCATTGTGGGGCCGTCATTTGCCGTGGTGCACGCCAAAGACTGCCTCACGCGTGGGTCCAATGCCATGATAGCATGGAAACACGAAGGGGGCACCTTTCAATGTGATAACTGCCTCCGTGCAGATGCTGTGAGCgtgagcagcaacaccaTTCCGCGTCACTGGACCGAATACGACAAAGACCGCCATGCCATGAACTTCTTCGTGGAAGAGCACCGCGATGGTAATAATGTGTTGGTGCGGGACGAGATCCGCGGGATCAGCATCCTACTGCGCTCGGACTTGAGTGGCATTCGAACCGAGGGCGAGCAGAACTTTCGCCAGCTCTACAGCGGTGCCTTTATCCCCGTGGTGGACTGCACGTAG